The segment AAATGTATTACATAGCGGAATTACCCTGGCTGAGATAAAAGGTAAAGATATGATCCCGCAACAAAGTCTGGCTTTAAGCTATGCACTCAACAGGGACAACTTTACCTGTGTCGAAATCGAATTAAATATGGCAATTTTTTACCTGAGAAAAGAAGCTATTGAGCTTTCTGAAGATTGTCCGAAAGGATTTGTTTTGCTTACTTTCAAAAACACACCTCTAGGCTGGGTTAAAAACCTGGGGAATCGTGCAAATAATCTTTACCCACAGGAATGGCGAATCCGCAGCGGATATATTCCGGAAGAGATTAAGACCTTTTGGTAATATGAAACAGCCGGTTATCACGATGATTACCGGCTGTTTTTTACTGCTTTCGGATTCTTATTGATAAAATCCTTCCAACTTGTATATTTCTTTTCTGCCAACGGATTGTTTGTCTGATAATAGTGGCATAATGCAGCTGCCAGTCCGTCCGTTGCATCTAACTGCGGCAGCATATTTTCTTCAGGAATTTTCAAAATACGCTTCAGCATATCAGCAACTTGCTCTTTCGAGGCTTTACCGTTACCGGTTATCGACATCTTTATTTTCAAAGGAGCATATTCCACAATAGGCAAATCACGTGAAAGCGCTGCCGACATCGCTACTCCTTGTGCACGTCCAAGCTTAAGCATTGATTGCACATTCTTACCAAAGAAAGGGGCCTCAATAGCCAATTCATCCGGATGATACTGGTCAATCAGGGCAACAACTCGTTCGAAAATTCGCTTTAACTTCAAGTAATGGTCACTGAATTTATCAAGATGTAAAACCCCCATAGCTACAAGCTCGGGCTTATTTCCTATTATCTTCAAAATGCCATACCCCATGATAGTAGTTCCCGGGTCAATCCCAAGAATGATTCGGTCTTTCATGCGAGATCAACCTCCTCAAGCAATGTTGAGAAACCAAGCATCTTGTCCCCGAAACGACCTACCATATCCTGATGCAGCAAATCTCCGGTCGATTGATACCAGATCTCCAATTCTTCTATACTGTTAACCAAGAATTGAAGTGAGTAATTAATTCCCTCCGTTTCATCACTCAAAATTTTAGAAAGTCGTGGCGTATGAATTTGCCCCGAATCCATAGCTTTTGGAATGTAATTCTCTTTGATCCAAATCAGGCCGGCCTGAATTACTGAATGGTCAATACAATATGTTGTATTAAAAATAATCATAGTTGTGTCCGTATTTGTTGTTGTAGA is part of the Parabacteroides sp. FAFU027 genome and harbors:
- the ruvC gene encoding crossover junction endodeoxyribonuclease RuvC, which encodes MKDRIILGIDPGTTIMGYGILKIIGNKPELVAMGVLHLDKFSDHYLKLKRIFERVVALIDQYHPDELAIEAPFFGKNVQSMLKLGRAQGVAMSAALSRDLPIVEYAPLKIKMSITGNGKASKEQVADMLKRILKIPEENMLPQLDATDGLAAALCHYYQTNNPLAEKKYTSWKDFINKNPKAVKNSR
- a CDS encoding DUF4286 family protein → MIIFNTTYCIDHSVIQAGLIWIKENYIPKAMDSGQIHTPRLSKILSDETEGINYSLQFLVNSIEELEIWYQSTGDLLHQDMVGRFGDKMLGFSTLLEEVDLA